One genomic window of bacterium includes the following:
- a CDS encoding type II toxin-antitoxin system RelE/ParE family toxin — MRRLRIPDDVAALIRGLHPDLKRKIRSALDDLLDDPTIGKALRDELGGLRSCRVARFRIIYRVAGTVIEIVAVGPRRTIYEETWRKVRKPPAG; from the coding sequence ATGCGTCGACTCAGGATCCCCGATGACGTCGCCGCACTGATCCGGGGGCTTCACCCCGACCTGAAGCGCAAGATCCGGTCAGCCCTCGACGACCTGCTCGACGACCCGACCATCGGCAAGGCGCTTCGCGATGAGCTTGGGGGTCTGCGGAGTTGTCGCGTCGCCCGGTTCCGGATCATCTACCGGGTCGCCGGGACGGTGATCGAGATCGTCGCCGTCGGCCCACGCCGGACGATCTACGAGGAAACCTGGAGGAAGGTTCGCAAACCCCCTGCCGGTTAG
- a CDS encoding type II toxin-antitoxin system Phd/YefM family antitoxin — translation MKTVPLSEAKARLSALLDAVEGHDEEIVITRNGRAAAVLVSPDDFESWKETAAVRADADLVAEIRRGLSALKRGKATLYTLDELFAD, via the coding sequence ATGAAAACGGTCCCGCTCTCCGAGGCCAAGGCTCGGCTCAGCGCCCTGCTCGACGCGGTCGAGGGGCACGACGAGGAGATCGTCATCACCCGCAACGGGCGGGCGGCCGCGGTTCTCGTGAGCCCGGATGATTTCGAGAGCTGGAAGGAAACGGCTGCGGTCCGGGCAGATGCGGATCTCGTCGCCGAAATCCGCCGGGGACTCTCTGCCCTCAAGCGCGGCAAAGCGACGTTGTACACACTGGACGAACTATTCGCCGACTGA